The Candidatus Methylomirabilota bacterium genome has a window encoding:
- a CDS encoding cytochrome P450 has protein sequence MSPRHTEEDFPRDPIAAVTHRDPYPYYARLVAEKPFYRDEALGLWVASSAEAVTAVLTSDLCRVRPPAEPVPRALLGSPAADIFRHLVRMNDGPGHCPFKQAISATLDSVDGIRVAEQSKTSARTLANELRPMADGLRLADFAFRLPVHVVASLLGIPADGLGHVARWTGDFVRCLSPLSTPEQIEQSKTAAGQLLDLVRCLLAGGQTEGLLAALARAASRLGHADTDVIVANGIGLLSQSYEATAGLIGNTLLALISRRRLRAQVAGDPSLLRHVVLEVLRYDPPIQNTRRFLAGSGTILGQQMKEGDAILVVLAAANRDPVANPDPERFETLRENRRVFTFGAGAHGCPGESLAASIAEAGVQQLMSSGSRIEEFADAPSYRASVNARIPLWE, from the coding sequence TTGAGTCCGCGGCATACGGAAGAGGACTTTCCACGAGATCCCATCGCGGCGGTGACGCATCGGGACCCGTATCCGTACTACGCGAGGCTGGTTGCTGAGAAGCCGTTCTACCGAGACGAGGCCCTCGGGCTCTGGGTTGCCTCGAGCGCGGAAGCGGTGACGGCGGTACTGACCAGCGATCTCTGCCGGGTGCGCCCGCCCGCCGAGCCCGTTCCCAGGGCGCTGCTGGGATCGCCGGCCGCAGACATCTTCCGGCATCTCGTTCGCATGAACGATGGCCCGGGCCACTGCCCTTTCAAGCAGGCCATCTCCGCTACGCTTGATTCGGTCGACGGGATCCGAGTTGCTGAACAGAGCAAGACCTCGGCTCGGACTCTCGCGAACGAGCTGAGGCCGATGGCCGATGGCCTTCGCCTCGCTGACTTTGCCTTTCGACTACCCGTCCATGTCGTGGCGAGCCTGCTCGGAATTCCTGCGGACGGGCTGGGGCACGTCGCGCGGTGGACCGGCGACTTCGTGCGCTGCCTGTCGCCCCTCAGCACCCCCGAGCAGATCGAGCAGAGCAAGACGGCGGCAGGTCAGCTCCTCGATCTCGTCCGTTGTCTGCTGGCGGGCGGGCAGACCGAAGGTCTCCTGGCCGCTCTCGCTCGCGCGGCATCACGCCTCGGTCACGCGGATACCGACGTCATCGTCGCGAACGGCATCGGCCTTCTCTCCCAGTCCTACGAGGCCACCGCCGGCCTCATCGGCAATACGCTCCTGGCCCTGATCTCTCGGCGCCGCTTGCGCGCGCAGGTCGCGGGCGACCCCAGTCTTCTTCGTCACGTCGTTCTGGAGGTCCTCCGCTACGACCCGCCCATCCAGAATACGCGCCGCTTCCTCGCCGGTTCGGGAACGATCCTGGGACAGCAGATGAAGGAAGGCGATGCCATCCTCGTCGTCCTGGCCGCCGCCAACCGCGACCCTGTGGCCAATCCCGATCCCGAGCGATTCGAGACGCTCAGGGAGAACCGGCGCGTCTTCACCTTCGGCGCCGGCGCGCATGGCTGCCCGGGCGAGTCGCTTGCGGCCAGCATTGCCGAGGCCGGGGTTCAGCAGCTCATGTCCTCGGGCAGCCGCATCGAGGAATTCGCGGATGCGCCGAGCTATCGTGCTTCGGTAAACGCACGGATTCCTTTGTGGGAGTGA
- a CDS encoding ABC transporter substrate-binding protein, with the protein MTMGRTLASIITMTVALGFWAAPVGAQPAGTLVVGLVAEPVNLDPPQVTDLNSNRVGRRIVETLVTFPEESTQVVPGLAESWTISKDGLQYTFKLRRGITFHDGTPLNAEAVKFSIERQINPNHPAYKLGKYPFANFFFGNVKAVEVLSEERVAFLLNEPRASFLAILTAGAASIVSPTAVMKWGPDYPTHPVGTGPFRFASWDRGQRVVLEKNPAYWKYPVKVERVIYRPIVEDQARLTELLTGTLDVIVGVPADFVGQLEQNAKITLLKQVGAHVWYLGMNNQRKPFDDKRVRQALNYAVNKEAIVKDVLKGTGASSRGPVLPGTWGADPALKAYPYDPERAKKLLAEAGYPSGFSTTLWVPESGSGMQAPVAMSTVMQSNLKAVGVNVTLQTMEWGAYLAKLRTKEQELFALSWMAGTEDPDMVMYPLLHSSQWTPVGPNRALYKNPRFDALLQQARLTTDQAKRTQLYREAQRILVDDAPWVFVDHEIQIAALSKRVQGFKLHPSFDLRVETISLR; encoded by the coding sequence ATGACAATGGGACGCACCCTCGCATCGATCATCACCATGACCGTGGCTCTCGGTTTCTGGGCAGCGCCGGTGGGCGCCCAGCCCGCGGGGACGCTGGTGGTCGGCCTCGTCGCCGAGCCGGTCAACCTCGATCCGCCCCAGGTCACCGACCTCAACTCGAACCGCGTGGGACGGCGCATCGTCGAGACCCTGGTCACCTTCCCCGAGGAGAGCACGCAGGTCGTGCCCGGCCTCGCGGAGTCCTGGACCATCTCGAAAGACGGCCTGCAGTACACGTTCAAGCTGCGGCGGGGTATCACCTTCCACGACGGCACGCCGCTGAACGCCGAGGCCGTGAAGTTCTCCATCGAGCGCCAGATCAATCCCAACCATCCTGCCTACAAGCTCGGCAAGTACCCCTTCGCGAATTTCTTCTTCGGCAACGTGAAGGCCGTGGAGGTGCTAAGCGAGGAACGCGTGGCCTTTCTCCTGAACGAGCCGCGGGCCTCCTTCCTGGCCATCCTGACGGCGGGGGCGGCCTCCATCGTGAGCCCGACCGCCGTGATGAAGTGGGGGCCGGACTATCCGACGCATCCGGTGGGCACGGGTCCCTTCCGCTTCGCCTCCTGGGACCGCGGCCAGCGCGTCGTGCTCGAGAAGAACCCAGCCTACTGGAAATATCCCGTGAAGGTCGAGCGCGTGATCTACCGCCCCATCGTCGAGGATCAGGCGCGACTGACCGAGCTCCTCACGGGGACGCTCGATGTCATCGTCGGCGTGCCCGCCGACTTCGTCGGTCAGCTCGAGCAGAACGCGAAGATCACGCTCCTCAAGCAGGTGGGAGCGCATGTCTGGTATCTCGGCATGAACAATCAGAGGAAGCCCTTCGATGACAAGCGCGTGCGCCAGGCGCTGAACTACGCGGTCAACAAGGAGGCGATCGTGAAGGACGTGCTCAAGGGCACGGGCGCCTCCTCGCGGGGCCCCGTCCTGCCGGGCACCTGGGGGGCCGATCCCGCGCTCAAGGCCTATCCCTATGATCCCGAGCGCGCCAAGAAGCTCCTGGCCGAGGCCGGCTATCCGAGCGGCTTCTCGACGACCCTCTGGGTGCCGGAGTCGGGCTCGGGCATGCAGGCGCCCGTGGCCATGAGCACGGTCATGCAGTCCAACCTCAAGGCCGTGGGGGTCAATGTCACGCTTCAGACCATGGAGTGGGGCGCCTATCTGGCCAAGCTGCGCACGAAGGAGCAGGAGCTGTTCGCGCTGTCGTGGATGGCGGGCACGGAAGATCCCGACATGGTCATGTACCCGCTCCTGCATTCGAGCCAGTGGACCCCGGTCGGTCCCAACCGCGCGCTCTACAAGAACCCGCGCTTCGACGCCTTGCTCCAGCAGGCGCGGCTGACCACCGATCAGGCCAAGCGCACCCAGCTCTACCGCGAGGCGCAGCGCATCCTGGTGGACGACGCCCCCTGGGTCTTCGTCGATCACGAGATCCAGATTGCCGCGCTGTCGAAGCGCGTGCAGGGCTTCAAGCTCCATCCAAGCTTCGACCTGCGCGTGGAGACGATCTCGCTCAGGTGA
- a CDS encoding ABC transporter permease: protein MRGYIARRLLLLVPVLLGVSIVVFMVLHLSPGDPAEIMLGSQATQEDLARLRRELGLTEPLHVQYFRWMSHVLRGDLGRSLWMKRPVLDEVLHRFQATLVLTGSGLLLSTLGGIALGVASAVRPHSLLDRMSAVTSLFGASMPVFWLGIVLMVVFSLWLGWLPASGMWAPYGGGDLRDLAAHLVLPALTLAAASMTIIARLTRSTMLDVLGQDYIRTARAKGLIEGRVVFRHGLKNALIPIVTVVGVQAGYLLGGAVLTETVFAWPGVGLLMVQGILARDFPIVQGCVLVIALTFVLINLAVDLLYVYLDPRIHYE from the coding sequence TTGAGGGGCTATATCGCGCGGCGGCTCCTCCTGCTCGTACCGGTCCTGCTCGGCGTCTCCATCGTCGTCTTCATGGTCCTCCATCTCTCCCCGGGCGACCCCGCGGAGATCATGCTGGGCTCCCAGGCGACCCAGGAAGATCTCGCGCGCCTCCGGCGCGAGCTCGGGCTGACGGAGCCGCTGCACGTCCAGTACTTCCGCTGGATGAGCCACGTCCTGCGCGGGGATCTCGGACGGTCGCTCTGGATGAAGCGCCCCGTCCTGGACGAGGTGCTCCACCGATTCCAGGCGACCCTCGTCCTGACGGGCAGCGGCCTGCTCCTCTCCACCCTCGGGGGCATCGCCCTCGGGGTCGCCTCGGCCGTGCGCCCACACTCGCTCCTCGACCGGATGAGCGCGGTCACCTCGCTCTTCGGCGCGAGCATGCCCGTCTTCTGGCTCGGCATCGTGCTCATGGTCGTCTTCTCGCTGTGGCTCGGCTGGCTGCCCGCCTCCGGGATGTGGGCGCCCTATGGCGGCGGCGACCTGCGCGATCTGGCCGCGCATCTGGTGCTGCCCGCGCTGACCCTGGCCGCGGCCTCCATGACCATCATCGCCCGCCTCACCCGCAGCACCATGCTCGACGTCCTCGGCCAGGACTATATCCGGACGGCGCGCGCCAAGGGGTTGATCGAGGGGCGGGTCGTCTTCCGGCACGGGCTCAAGAACGCCCTCATCCCCATCGTCACCGTGGTCGGGGTCCAGGCCGGCTATCTCCTGGGCGGCGCCGTGCTCACGGAAACCGTCTTCGCCTGGCCCGGCGTGGGATTGCTCATGGTCCAGGGCATCCTGGCCCGCGATTTTCCCATCGTCCAGGGCTGCGTCCTCGTCATCGCTCTGACCTTCGTCCTCATCAACCTCGCCGTCGATCTCCTCTACGTGTACCTCGACCCGCGCATCCACTATGAATGA
- a CDS encoding ABC transporter permease, whose protein sequence is MNRRLSKNRLAAWAFLVILAAAAAALLAPHLPLGDPDAVDTPNRLRPPLTSGHWLGTDEFGRDLLARLIWGARVSLLAGVATAGAAMLIGVVLGIVGGYYTGWTETVVMRLTDILMAFPYILLAIAIVAGLGPGLRNAMIAITIVGFPIYTRLVRGIVLSVREREFVEAARALGSPDRLILVRHIVPQLLSPVIVAFSLDVGAKILATAGLSFLGLGTQPPTADWGSMLATSRQFVILSPHVVMLPGLAIFVIVLALNLVGDALRDLLDPRTYPR, encoded by the coding sequence GTGAATAGACGGCTCTCCAAGAATCGGCTGGCCGCTTGGGCATTCCTCGTCATCCTGGCCGCGGCGGCCGCGGCCCTCCTCGCCCCCCACCTGCCCCTCGGCGATCCCGACGCCGTGGATACGCCCAATCGGCTGCGCCCGCCCCTGACCTCCGGACACTGGCTCGGCACCGACGAGTTCGGCCGGGACCTGCTCGCGCGGCTCATCTGGGGCGCGCGGGTCTCTCTCCTGGCCGGGGTCGCCACGGCGGGGGCGGCCATGCTGATCGGCGTCGTGCTCGGGATCGTGGGCGGCTACTACACGGGGTGGACGGAGACGGTGGTCATGCGGCTCACGGACATCCTCATGGCCTTCCCCTATATCCTCCTGGCCATCGCCATCGTGGCCGGGCTCGGCCCCGGCCTGCGCAACGCGATGATCGCCATCACCATCGTGGGCTTCCCGATCTACACGCGGCTCGTGCGCGGCATCGTGCTGTCCGTCCGCGAGCGCGAGTTCGTGGAGGCCGCGCGCGCGCTCGGCAGCCCGGATCGCCTGATCCTCGTCCGTCACATCGTTCCGCAGCTTCTCTCGCCCGTCATCGTGGCCTTCAGCCTGGATGTCGGGGCGAAGATCCTCGCCACGGCCGGACTCTCCTTCCTCGGGCTCGGCACCCAACCGCCCACTGCCGACTGGGGCAGCATGCTGGCGACCTCACGTCAGTTCGTGATCCTGAGTCCGCATGTGGTCATGCTGCCCGGGCTGGCCATCTTCGTGATCGTGCTCGCCCTCAACCTGGTGGGCGACGCCCTGCGCGATCTCCTCGATCCGCGGACGTATCCGCGCTAG
- a CDS encoding response regulator, which yields MGGQGARITMGKETTKEVVAGEAVSRRILVTDDDVDGAETLAIVLRMAGHEVQIASDGPSTLKLAAEFQPDVVFLDVGMPGMDGFETARQLRQSVGLHNALLVALTGYGREEDRRRSVEAGFDHFLVKPAPPKLLSDLAIQARPAR from the coding sequence GTGGGTGGGCAAGGGGCCCGGATCACCATGGGGAAGGAGACGACGAAGGAGGTCGTGGCAGGGGAGGCCGTCTCCCGCCGAATTCTCGTGACCGACGACGACGTCGATGGCGCGGAGACTCTTGCCATCGTCCTCCGCATGGCCGGGCACGAGGTGCAGATCGCTTCCGACGGCCCGTCCACCTTGAAGCTCGCGGCCGAATTTCAGCCCGACGTCGTGTTCCTCGACGTCGGCATGCCCGGCATGGACGGCTTCGAGACGGCCCGGCAGCTTCGCCAGAGCGTCGGGCTCCACAACGCCTTGCTGGTGGCCCTGACCGGCTACGGCCGAGAGGAGGACCGCCGGCGGTCCGTTGAAGCAGGATTCGATCACTTTCTCGTCAAGCCCGCCCCGCCGAAGCTCTTGAGCGATCTCGCCATCCAGGCTCGCCCGGCCCGCTAG
- a CDS encoding Crp/Fnr family transcriptional regulator, with translation MQPRSAGNRILAGLSRKDHARIAPHLLRTPLNAGQVLYEPGGTMQWAYFPDTAIVSILSQADDGTSIEVSLVGGEGVIGIPIVLRSHVLPYRIVVQGPGTAWRMKADVLRKEFDRCGQLHKLLLHYLHTLIVQLSQSSACNQFHTTRQRLCRWLLTSQDLSGSSELQSTQEFLSQMLGVNRSSANQAARSLQRAGLIRYRRGRITILNRAGLETAACECYRIIRSEFDRFFRR, from the coding sequence GTGCAACCCCGCTCCGCCGGCAATCGCATCCTGGCCGGTCTTTCACGCAAGGATCACGCACGGATCGCGCCCCACCTGCTACGGACCCCGCTGAACGCCGGCCAGGTCCTGTACGAGCCAGGCGGCACCATGCAGTGGGCGTATTTCCCGGACACGGCCATCGTCTCCATCCTCTCTCAGGCAGACGATGGGACCTCCATCGAGGTCAGCCTCGTCGGCGGCGAAGGGGTGATCGGTATCCCCATCGTCCTCAGATCTCACGTGTTGCCATACAGAATCGTGGTGCAGGGGCCGGGCACGGCGTGGAGAATGAAGGCCGATGTGCTGCGCAAGGAGTTCGATCGCTGCGGTCAGCTCCACAAGCTGCTGTTGCACTACCTGCACACCCTGATCGTTCAGCTATCCCAGTCGAGCGCCTGCAATCAGTTTCACACGACACGGCAGCGTCTCTGTCGATGGCTGCTGACATCACAGGACCTCTCGGGGTCGAGCGAGCTCCAATCCACGCAGGAGTTTCTCTCGCAGATGCTGGGGGTGAATCGCAGCAGCGCCAATCAGGCTGCCCGCTCCTTGCAGAGGGCAGGCCTGATCCGCTACCGCCGCGGCCGCATCACCATCCTCAATCGGGCTGGGCTCGAGACGGCGGCCTGTGAGTGCTATCGCATCATACGAAGTGAGTTCGACCGCTTCTTTCGCCGGTAG
- a CDS encoding response regulator produces the protein MAYRILVVEDEPDTRELLAVTLGLDGHHVETAEDGREALELLAGGSYDVILSNLRMPGMNGEDLYRRVEHGWPHLAPRFVFVTGEKPGGFQTQYGGRPVPVLTKPYSPERLRQVVQDVVARDV, from the coding sequence ATGGCCTACCGGATCTTGGTTGTAGAGGATGAACCCGATACGCGGGAGCTGCTCGCCGTGACGTTAGGGTTGGACGGCCACCATGTCGAGACGGCCGAGGACGGGCGGGAGGCACTCGAACTGCTCGCGGGAGGCAGCTACGACGTGATCCTGAGCAACCTTCGGATGCCCGGGATGAACGGCGAGGATCTTTATCGACGTGTCGAGCATGGCTGGCCACACCTCGCGCCCCGCTTCGTGTTTGTGACTGGCGAGAAGCCCGGCGGGTTCCAGACTCAATACGGGGGCCGACCCGTTCCCGTCCTCACCAAGCCCTACTCCCCTGAGCGCCTTCGGCAAGTTGTTCAGGACGTCGTTGCGCGTGATGTGTAG